A part of Chitinimonas koreensis genomic DNA contains:
- a CDS encoding BMP family ABC transporter substrate-binding protein: MQHGKKTLLAILAAGLVSALPATAAEPAKIGFVYVSPIGDAGWTYQHNLGRLQMEKALAGKVATKYVENVPEGADAERVVRDLARDGYKVVFATSFGYMNPTLKVAKQFPGTVFEHATGYKQDKNVGVYNARFYEGRYLNGVIAGKMTKSHIAGYVAAFPIPEVLQGINAFAQGMRSVDPKAELRVIWTNSWYDPGKEREAAMTLISQGADMVTHHTDSTAVVQAAQERGVYAFGYHSDMSKYGPKAQLTATTHLWGDFYTRVVGEVLAGTWKPTNVWGGFKDGMIALAPLNPAVPKDVRDLVGKLEGELKAGTRHPFAGPVVDQDGKTRVAAGQSISDADLARMDYYVQGVASKLPKK; the protein is encoded by the coding sequence ATGCAACACGGCAAGAAAACCCTGCTCGCGATCCTCGCCGCGGGCCTCGTGTCCGCCCTGCCGGCCACGGCGGCCGAGCCGGCCAAGATCGGCTTCGTCTACGTGAGCCCGATCGGCGACGCCGGCTGGACCTATCAGCACAACCTGGGCCGGCTGCAGATGGAGAAGGCGCTGGCCGGCAAGGTCGCCACCAAGTACGTCGAGAACGTGCCCGAGGGCGCCGACGCCGAGCGCGTGGTGCGCGACCTGGCGCGCGACGGCTACAAGGTGGTGTTCGCCACCTCGTTCGGCTACATGAACCCGACGCTCAAGGTGGCAAAGCAATTCCCCGGCACGGTGTTCGAGCACGCCACCGGCTACAAGCAGGACAAGAACGTCGGCGTCTACAACGCGCGCTTCTACGAAGGCCGCTACCTCAACGGCGTGATCGCCGGCAAGATGACCAAGAGCCACATCGCCGGCTACGTCGCGGCCTTCCCGATCCCCGAGGTGCTGCAGGGCATCAACGCCTTCGCCCAGGGCATGCGCTCGGTCGATCCCAAGGCCGAACTGCGGGTGATCTGGACCAACAGCTGGTACGACCCGGGCAAGGAGCGCGAGGCGGCGATGACGCTGATCTCGCAGGGCGCCGACATGGTGACCCACCACACCGACTCGACCGCCGTGGTGCAGGCGGCGCAGGAGCGCGGCGTATACGCCTTCGGCTACCACTCGGACATGAGCAAGTACGGCCCCAAGGCCCAGCTGACCGCCACCACCCACCTGTGGGGCGACTTCTACACCCGCGTGGTCGGCGAAGTGCTGGCCGGCACCTGGAAGCCGACCAACGTCTGGGGCGGCTTCAAGGACGGCATGATCGCGCTGGCCCCGCTGAACCCGGCGGTGCCCAAGGACGTGCGCGACCTGGTCGGCAAGCTCGAGGGCGAACTCAAGGCCGGCACGCGCCACCCGTTCGCCGGCCCGGTGGTCGACCAGGACGGCAAGACCCGCGTGGCGGCCGGCCAGAGCATCAGCGACGCCGACCTGGCGCGGATGGACTACTACGTGCAGGGTGTGGCGAGCAAGCTGCCCAAGAAGTGA
- a CDS encoding ABC transporter permease → MLLKLESRAEPSRAMRYASPLLAVVLTLLGGLLVFSALGKDPVEGFKVFFLNPVRDLDGIAELLLKATPLMLISVGLAVGFRASIWNIGAEGQFLVGALAGGGLALAFPDSQSPLLLPAMLVAGAAGGAAWAAIPAFLRTRFNANEILVSLMLVYVAQLLLSWLVHGPWMDPDGFNFPQTRQFQDSALLPALIEGTRLNAAFMVALGALLAGYVFMNRSFLGYKMRVAGEAGDAARYAGFSARATVWIGLLAGGAMAGVAGVSEVAGPVGQITEFVGSGYGFAAIIVAFVGRLHPVGILFASLLMSLLYIGGEQAQQYLNLPSSISKVFQGMLLFFLLASDVFINYRLRWTARRAVRPAAVPAAAQ, encoded by the coding sequence ATGCTGCTTAAGCTCGAAAGCCGCGCGGAACCCTCGCGCGCGATGCGCTACGCCTCGCCGCTCCTGGCGGTGGTCCTCACCCTGCTCGGCGGCCTCCTGGTGTTCTCGGCGCTGGGCAAGGACCCGGTCGAGGGCTTCAAGGTGTTCTTCCTCAACCCGGTGCGCGACCTCGACGGCATCGCCGAGCTGCTGCTCAAGGCCACGCCGCTGATGCTGATCTCGGTCGGCCTGGCGGTCGGCTTCCGCGCCAGCATCTGGAACATCGGCGCCGAAGGCCAGTTCCTGGTCGGCGCGCTGGCCGGCGGCGGCCTGGCGCTGGCCTTCCCCGACAGCCAGAGCCCGCTGCTGCTGCCCGCCATGCTGGTGGCCGGCGCGGCCGGCGGCGCCGCCTGGGCGGCCATCCCGGCCTTCCTGCGCACGCGCTTCAACGCCAACGAGATCCTGGTCTCGCTGATGCTGGTCTACGTCGCGCAGCTCTTGCTGTCCTGGCTGGTGCACGGGCCGTGGATGGACCCGGACGGCTTCAACTTCCCGCAGACCCGGCAGTTCCAGGACAGCGCGCTCTTGCCGGCGCTGATCGAGGGCACCCGGCTCAACGCCGCCTTCATGGTCGCGCTCGGCGCCCTCTTGGCCGGCTACGTGTTCATGAACCGCAGCTTCCTCGGCTACAAGATGCGGGTGGCCGGCGAGGCCGGCGACGCGGCGCGCTACGCCGGCTTCTCGGCCCGCGCCACGGTGTGGATCGGCCTCCTGGCCGGCGGCGCCATGGCAGGCGTGGCCGGGGTTTCGGAAGTGGCCGGGCCGGTCGGCCAGATCACCGAGTTCGTCGGTTCGGGCTACGGCTTCGCCGCCATCATCGTGGCCTTCGTCGGCCGCCTGCACCCGGTCGGCATCCTGTTCGCCAGCCTGCTGATGTCGCTGCTCTACATCGGCGGCGAGCAGGCCCAGCAATACCTCAACCTGCCCTCGTCGATCTCCAAGGTATTCCAGGGGATGCTGCTGTTCTTCCTGCTGGCCTCCGACGTGTTCATCAACTACCGCCTGCGCTGGACCGCGCGGCGCGCCGTCCGCCCGGCCGCCGTGCCGGCCGCGGCCCAGTGA
- a CDS encoding urate hydroxylase PuuD yields the protein MESYLVDWLNLLLRWLHVIAAIAWIGESIYFVMLDNSLHPPKNEEKKKLGMFGEMWAVHGGGFYNNQKYLTNPPELPADLHWSFWKSYVTWLSGFALFTVIYLANPSFYLTNPASAWPWAASLSGGAANVVAIAFLGGGWLVYDQLCRRISPNMERDGPLSFVVALMMIGVAYAASHVFQGRAAFLITGAVMATCMSANVFFWIIPGQRRMVADLRAGRAPNPLDGKRGKQRSVHNTYFTLPVVFLMISNHYAFTFGSAHAWIVMSLFIVAGALIRQYFVLRHSGRNVVALPAAGVVLLAINAWVATLPAAPVAATPAVAAAPAAAPIAAAAAAAGTPTAAAGGEAGFDRVKAVLDARCVSCHAAQPTQPGFSAPPAGVKLDNPHDIAAAAARIKKAVATNYMPLGNMTKMTPEERQLIADWTGQGQ from the coding sequence ATGGAATCCTATCTCGTCGACTGGCTCAACCTGCTCCTGCGCTGGTTGCACGTCATCGCCGCCATCGCCTGGATCGGCGAATCGATCTATTTCGTGATGCTGGACAACAGCCTGCATCCACCCAAGAACGAAGAGAAGAAGAAGCTCGGCATGTTCGGCGAGATGTGGGCCGTGCACGGCGGCGGCTTCTACAACAACCAGAAGTACCTGACCAACCCGCCCGAATTGCCGGCCGACCTGCACTGGTCGTTCTGGAAGTCCTACGTCACCTGGCTGTCGGGCTTCGCGCTGTTCACCGTCATCTACCTGGCCAATCCCTCGTTCTACCTGACCAACCCGGCCAGCGCCTGGCCCTGGGCCGCCTCGCTGTCGGGCGGCGCCGCCAACGTGGTGGCGATCGCCTTCCTCGGCGGCGGCTGGCTGGTGTACGACCAGCTGTGCCGGCGCATCAGCCCGAACATGGAACGCGACGGCCCGCTGAGCTTCGTGGTGGCGCTGATGATGATCGGCGTGGCCTATGCCGCCAGCCACGTGTTCCAGGGCCGCGCCGCCTTCCTGATCACCGGCGCGGTGATGGCCACCTGCATGTCGGCCAACGTGTTCTTCTGGATCATCCCCGGCCAGCGCCGCATGGTGGCCGACCTGCGCGCCGGCCGCGCGCCCAACCCGCTCGACGGCAAGCGCGGCAAGCAGCGCTCGGTGCACAACACCTACTTCACGCTGCCGGTGGTGTTCCTGATGATCAGCAACCACTACGCCTTCACCTTCGGCAGCGCCCATGCCTGGATCGTGATGAGCCTGTTCATCGTCGCCGGCGCGCTGATCCGGCAGTACTTCGTGCTGCGCCACAGCGGCCGCAACGTGGTGGCGCTGCCGGCCGCCGGCGTGGTCCTGCTGGCGATCAATGCCTGGGTCGCCACGCTGCCGGCGGCGCCGGTCGCGGCAACGCCCGCCGTCGCTGCGGCACCTGCCGCCGCGCCGATCGCCGCCGCTGCGGCGGCCGCGGGAACGCCGACGGCCGCAGCCGGCGGCGAGGCCGGCTTCGACCGGGTCAAGGCCGTGCTCGACGCGCGCTGCGTGTCCTGCCATGCCGCCCAGCCGACCCAGCCGGGTTTCTCGGCGCCGCCGGCCGGGGTCAAGCTCGACAACCCGCACGACATCGCCGCCGCCGCCGCCCGCATCAAGAAGGCAGTGGCCACCAACTACATGCCGCTGGGCAACATGACCAAGATGACGCCGGAAGAGCGCCAATTGATCGCCGACTGGACCGGCCAGGGGCAATGA
- a CDS encoding 8-oxoguanine deaminase has protein sequence MQTLLIRNAHLLLTMDAARREIADGAVFIRGNRIEAVGAGIELPQTADQVIDMRGHLVMPGLVNTHHHMYQSLTRAVPGAQDCELFDWLRRLYPIWAGLTPEMIRVSTQTAMAELILSGCTTSSDHLYIYPNGCRLDDAIEGAQEIGMRFHACRGAMSVGESQGGLPPDRVVEDEAFILRESQRLIETWHDPRDGAMLRVALAPCSPFSVSQDLMRESARMARAYGVGLHTHLAETPGDVAYSRERFGRTPAQYAEELDWLGEGVWHAHCVCLDDHGIALFGQSRTGVAHCPSSNMRLGSGIAPVKRMRAAGVAVGLGVDGSASNDSGHLLAEARQALLLARVGGDPAGLRAREALEVATLGGAAALGRRDIGALAPGMCADLVAFDLASVDFAGGLHDPAAALLFCAPAKVALSVIDGRVVVRDGQLLTVELGPLVERHNTLARQLVNGEA, from the coding sequence ATGCAAACCCTCCTCATCCGCAACGCCCACCTGCTGCTGACCATGGACGCCGCCCGCCGCGAGATCGCCGACGGCGCCGTATTCATCCGCGGCAACCGCATCGAGGCCGTCGGCGCCGGCATCGAGCTGCCGCAGACCGCCGACCAGGTCATCGACATGCGCGGCCACCTGGTCATGCCCGGCCTGGTCAACACCCATCACCACATGTACCAGTCGCTGACCCGCGCCGTGCCGGGTGCGCAGGATTGCGAGCTGTTCGACTGGCTGCGCCGGCTCTATCCGATCTGGGCCGGCCTCACGCCCGAGATGATCCGCGTCTCGACCCAGACCGCCATGGCCGAGCTGATCCTCAGCGGCTGCACCACCAGCAGCGACCACCTCTACATCTATCCCAACGGCTGCCGGCTCGACGATGCGATCGAGGGCGCGCAGGAGATCGGCATGCGCTTCCACGCCTGCCGCGGCGCGATGAGCGTGGGCGAATCGCAGGGCGGCCTGCCGCCCGACCGGGTGGTCGAGGACGAGGCCTTCATCCTGCGCGAGTCGCAGCGGCTGATCGAGACCTGGCACGACCCGCGCGACGGCGCCATGCTGCGCGTCGCGCTGGCGCCGTGCTCGCCGTTCTCGGTATCGCAGGACCTGATGCGCGAATCGGCGCGCATGGCGCGCGCCTATGGCGTCGGCCTGCACACCCACCTGGCCGAGACGCCCGGCGACGTGGCCTACAGCCGCGAGCGCTTCGGCCGCACGCCGGCGCAGTACGCCGAGGAGCTCGACTGGCTCGGCGAGGGCGTCTGGCATGCCCACTGCGTCTGCCTCGACGACCACGGCATCGCGCTGTTCGGCCAGAGCCGCACCGGCGTGGCGCACTGCCCCTCGTCGAACATGCGGCTCGGTTCCGGCATCGCCCCGGTCAAGCGCATGCGGGCGGCCGGCGTCGCGGTCGGCCTCGGCGTCGACGGCTCGGCTTCCAACGATTCGGGCCACCTGCTGGCCGAGGCGCGCCAGGCGCTGCTGCTGGCGCGGGTCGGCGGCGACCCGGCCGGCCTCAGGGCGCGCGAGGCGCTCGAGGTCGCCACCCTGGGCGGCGCCGCGGCGCTGGGCCGGCGCGACATCGGCGCGCTGGCGCCGGGCATGTGCGCCGACCTGGTGGCCTTCGACCTCGCCAGCGTCGATTTCGCCGGCGGCCTGCACGACCCGGCCGCCGCGCTGCTGTTCTGCGCGCCGGCCAAGGTCGCGCTGTCGGTGATCGACGGCCGGGTGGTGGTGCGCGACGGCCAGTTGCTCACCGTCGAGCTCGGCCCGCTGGTCGAGCGCCACAACACGCTGGCCCGGCAGCTGGTGAACGGCGAAGCCTGA
- the guaD gene encoding guanine deaminase — protein sequence MNRYAFRASLLHFLGDPFELGARAMQYFDDGILLVEDGRVAAIGDARELLPTLPPGTALTDYSGKLILPGFVDTHIHYAQTDMIASYGEQLLAWLEKYTFPTERRFDDPVHAGEVAEFFADELLKNGTTTAHAFATVHPASVDALFGAAERRGMRMLAGKVMMDRNCPEDLRDSAERGYVESQELIARWHKRGRLGYSVTPRFAPTSTERQMELAGQLFRDHPDLHLQSHVAENQGEVAWVAELYPARRSYLDVYDHYGQLGARSVYAHCIWLDEDDRRRMAETGAAMSFCPTSNLFLGSGLFDLDAAQAMGVRVGIGTDVGGGTSFSMLRTLHAAYGVLQLKGQSLSAARAFYLATLGGARSLYLDDRIGNFEVGKEADFVVLDPAATPLLERRMARADGIDDRLFALMMLGDDRAVAATHVMGVAKHVRDAH from the coding sequence ATGAACCGATACGCCTTCCGCGCCTCGCTGCTGCACTTCCTGGGCGACCCGTTCGAGCTCGGTGCGCGCGCCATGCAGTATTTCGACGACGGCATCCTGCTGGTCGAGGACGGCCGCGTGGCCGCCATCGGCGACGCGCGCGAGCTGCTGCCGACGCTGCCGCCCGGCACCGCGCTGACCGACTACTCGGGCAAGCTGATCCTGCCCGGCTTCGTCGACACCCACATCCACTACGCCCAGACCGACATGATCGCCAGCTACGGCGAACAGCTGCTGGCCTGGCTGGAGAAGTACACCTTCCCGACCGAGCGGCGTTTCGACGACCCGGTGCATGCCGGCGAGGTGGCCGAGTTCTTCGCCGACGAACTCTTGAAGAACGGCACCACCACCGCCCACGCCTTCGCCACCGTGCATCCGGCCTCGGTTGACGCGCTGTTCGGCGCGGCTGAGCGGCGCGGCATGCGCATGCTGGCCGGCAAGGTGATGATGGACCGCAACTGCCCCGAGGACCTGCGCGACAGCGCCGAGCGCGGCTACGTCGAATCGCAGGAGCTGATCGCGCGCTGGCACAAGCGCGGCCGGCTCGGCTACTCGGTCACGCCGCGCTTCGCGCCGACCTCGACCGAGCGGCAGATGGAGCTGGCCGGCCAGCTGTTCCGCGACCACCCGGACCTGCACCTGCAGTCGCACGTGGCCGAGAACCAGGGCGAGGTGGCCTGGGTGGCCGAGCTCTACCCGGCGCGGCGCAGCTATCTCGACGTCTACGACCACTACGGCCAGCTCGGCGCGCGCAGCGTCTACGCGCACTGCATCTGGCTCGACGAGGACGACCGCCGCCGCATGGCCGAGACCGGCGCGGCGATGTCGTTCTGCCCGACCTCCAACCTGTTCCTCGGCAGCGGCCTGTTCGACCTCGACGCGGCGCAGGCGATGGGCGTGCGGGTCGGCATCGGCACCGACGTCGGCGGCGGCACCAGCTTCTCGATGCTGCGCACGCTGCACGCGGCCTACGGCGTGCTGCAGCTCAAGGGCCAGTCGCTGTCGGCCGCCCGCGCCTTCTACCTGGCCACGCTGGGCGGCGCGCGCTCGCTCTACCTCGACGACCGGATCGGCAATTTCGAGGTCGGCAAGGAGGCCGACTTCGTGGTGCTCGACCCGGCCGCGACGCCCTTGCTCGAACGCCGCATGGCGCGCGCCGACGGCATCGACGACCGGCTGTTCGCGCTGATGATGCTGGGCGACGACCGCGCGGTGGCCGCCACCCACGTGATGGGCGTGGCGAAGCATGTGCGCGACGCGCATTGA
- a CDS encoding ABC transporter permease: METHLFTAILFATIVAATPLVIVALGELVTEKAGVLNLGAEGMMAVGAIAAFATAHHSGSPWLGMLAGIGAGVALSLLFGVLTLTFMANQVASGLALAIFGVGLSGFIGKPYESVALPTVPALPIPLLADLPLIGPALFQQQPLVYLSWALFALVSWFLYRSRAGLVLRALGESPSSAHAIGYPVIAIRYLATAFGGAMAGLGGAFLSVCYTPMWVEGMVAGRGWIALALVVFATWRPLRVMVGAYLFGGVMISQMFVQGSGLHIEVPTQLLSALPYLATVAVLVVISRNPKLIRLNSPISLGQPYRPDA, encoded by the coding sequence ATGGAAACCCATCTGTTCACCGCGATCCTGTTCGCCACCATCGTGGCGGCCACGCCGCTGGTCATCGTCGCCCTGGGCGAGCTGGTGACCGAGAAGGCCGGCGTGCTCAACCTCGGCGCCGAAGGGATGATGGCGGTCGGCGCCATCGCCGCCTTCGCCACCGCCCACCACAGCGGCAGCCCCTGGCTGGGCATGCTGGCCGGCATCGGCGCCGGCGTCGCGCTGTCGCTCCTGTTCGGCGTGCTCACGCTCACCTTCATGGCCAACCAGGTCGCCTCGGGCCTGGCGCTGGCGATCTTCGGCGTCGGCCTGTCGGGCTTCATCGGCAAGCCCTACGAATCGGTCGCGCTGCCGACCGTGCCGGCCCTGCCGATCCCGCTGCTGGCCGACCTCCCGCTGATCGGGCCGGCGCTGTTCCAGCAGCAGCCGCTGGTCTACCTGTCCTGGGCGCTGTTCGCGCTGGTCAGCTGGTTCCTCTACCGGAGCCGGGCCGGCCTGGTGCTGCGCGCGCTCGGCGAATCGCCGTCGTCGGCGCACGCGATCGGCTACCCGGTGATCGCCATCCGCTACCTGGCCACCGCCTTCGGCGGCGCCATGGCCGGCCTGGGCGGCGCCTTCCTGTCGGTCTGCTACACGCCGATGTGGGTCGAGGGCATGGTCGCCGGCCGCGGCTGGATCGCGCTGGCGCTGGTGGTGTTCGCCACCTGGCGGCCGCTGCGGGTGATGGTCGGCGCCTACCTGTTCGGCGGCGTGATGATCTCGCAGATGTTCGTGCAGGGCTCCGGCCTGCACATCGAGGTGCCGACCCAGCTGCTGTCGGCCCTGCCCTACCTCGCCACCGTGGCGGTGCTGGTGGTGATCTCGCGCAATCCCAAGCTGATCCGGCTCAACTCGCCGATCTCGCTGGGCCAGCCCTACCGGCCCGATGCCTGA
- the xdhC gene encoding xanthine dehydrogenase accessory protein XdhC yields MTAPIAQLESLVRHARPAVLVTVAAVRGSAPREAGAAMLVEAGGCHGTIGGGHLEYKAIDHARAMLAGGAAGSCLVRFPLGASLGQCCGGVVKLLFEPIDAACAGWIAAAAGMQREGRAWLRAHRIGDAPAASVVLGADEAGEALPVAVRTAARALLGADRGEAGRDEAGRGEAALLTLGADQGDWLLAPSFPAGLHVALFGAGHVGRAIVELLGRLPCRVSWIDGREEEFLPVPPANTRTVVAEAPEDWVADMPADTVYLVLTHDHSLDFTLAERILKRGDFRFFGLIGSQSKRRSFEQRLRHRGFDEGQLARMHCPIGVPGVAGKEPEVIAVAVAAQLMQLRAQSAVAGLQRRRPSQEAPPG; encoded by the coding sequence ATGACCGCGCCCATCGCCCAGCTCGAATCGCTCGTCCGCCATGCCCGCCCGGCGGTGCTGGTCACCGTCGCCGCGGTGCGCGGCTCGGCGCCGCGCGAAGCGGGCGCGGCGATGCTGGTCGAGGCCGGCGGCTGCCACGGCACCATCGGCGGCGGCCATCTCGAGTACAAGGCGATCGACCATGCACGCGCCATGCTGGCCGGCGGCGCGGCCGGCTCCTGCCTGGTGCGCTTCCCGCTCGGCGCCAGCCTGGGCCAGTGCTGCGGCGGGGTGGTGAAGCTGCTGTTCGAACCGATCGACGCCGCCTGCGCCGGCTGGATCGCGGCCGCCGCCGGAATGCAGCGCGAGGGCCGGGCCTGGTTGCGCGCCCACCGCATCGGCGATGCGCCGGCCGCCTCGGTCGTGCTCGGCGCCGACGAAGCCGGCGAAGCGCTGCCGGTCGCCGTGCGGACCGCCGCCCGGGCGCTGCTCGGCGCGGATCGCGGCGAGGCCGGGCGCGACGAAGCGGGGCGCGGCGAAGCCGCGTTGCTGACGCTCGGTGCGGACCAGGGCGACTGGCTGCTGGCGCCGTCCTTCCCGGCCGGGCTGCACGTCGCGCTGTTCGGCGCCGGCCACGTCGGCCGCGCCATCGTCGAACTGCTCGGCCGGCTGCCGTGCCGGGTCAGCTGGATCGACGGCCGCGAAGAGGAATTCCTGCCGGTCCCGCCCGCCAATACCCGCACCGTGGTCGCCGAGGCGCCCGAGGACTGGGTGGCGGACATGCCGGCCGATACCGTCTACCTGGTCCTCACCCACGACCACTCGCTCGACTTCACCCTGGCCGAGCGCATTCTCAAACGCGGCGACTTCCGCTTCTTCGGCCTGATCGGCTCGCAGAGCAAGCGCCGCTCCTTCGAGCAGAGGCTGCGCCACCGCGGCTTCGACGAAGGCCAGCTCGCCCGCATGCACTGCCCGATCGGCGTGCCCGGCGTCGCCGGCAAGGAACCCGAAGTGATCGCCGTCGCGGTCGCCGCCCAGCTGATGCAGCTGCGCGCACAAAGCGCGGTCGCCGGGCTGCAACGACGACGGCCGTCGCAAGAGGCACCGCCCGGCTGA
- a CDS encoding ABC transporter ATP-binding protein: MQTIATPPAPPRLALKGIRKVYPAVVANDGIDLTVAPGEIHAVLGENGAGKSTLMKIIYGVTKPTEGQILWEGKPVTVDSPAHARQLGIGMVFQHFSLFETLSVVENVALAMPGSPDLDDLARRIEAVSTRYGLPVDPRRLVHALSVGERQRVEIIRCLLQNPRLLIMDEPTSVLTPQAVRKLFETLRQLAAEGCSILYISHKLDEIQELCHSATVLRAGKVTGACRPAEETPASMARLMIGKDLPACQHGAPSAGGEVRLRLAGLEQASDDPFGISLKGIDLEVKSGEIVGIAGVSGNGQQELLCAISGEQTLRERKQVEICGTAAGRMSPGRRRKLGFCFVPEERLGRGAVPRMSLADNALLTAHRQGFLWRGLIRFKAVRAFAEQCIRDYNVKCGGPAAEARSLSGGNLQKFIVGREIMQGPKLLVVAQPTWGVDVGAAAFIRQSLIDLRNAGAAILVISEELDELFEICDRLAVIANGRLSPSKPTAQTNVEEIGIWMSGIWDATPSTAQPTGVLAHAA; encoded by the coding sequence ATGCAGACCATCGCAACTCCACCCGCCCCGCCGCGCCTGGCGCTCAAGGGCATCCGCAAGGTCTACCCGGCCGTGGTCGCCAACGACGGCATCGACCTCACGGTCGCGCCCGGCGAGATCCACGCCGTGCTGGGCGAGAACGGCGCCGGCAAGTCGACGCTGATGAAGATCATCTACGGCGTCACCAAGCCGACCGAGGGCCAGATCCTGTGGGAAGGCAAGCCGGTGACGGTGGACAGCCCGGCCCACGCGCGCCAGCTCGGCATCGGCATGGTGTTCCAGCACTTCTCGCTGTTCGAGACGCTGAGCGTGGTCGAGAACGTGGCGCTGGCCATGCCGGGCTCGCCCGACCTCGACGACCTCGCCCGCCGCATCGAGGCGGTGTCGACCCGCTACGGCCTGCCGGTCGATCCGCGCCGGCTGGTGCATGCGCTGTCGGTCGGCGAGCGCCAGCGCGTCGAGATCATCCGTTGCCTGCTGCAGAACCCGCGCCTGCTGATCATGGACGAGCCGACCTCGGTGCTGACGCCGCAGGCGGTGCGCAAGCTGTTCGAAACGCTGCGCCAGCTGGCCGCCGAGGGCTGCTCGATCCTCTACATCAGCCACAAGCTCGACGAGATCCAGGAGCTGTGCCACAGCGCCACCGTGCTGCGCGCCGGCAAGGTGACCGGCGCCTGCCGGCCGGCCGAAGAGACGCCGGCCTCGATGGCGCGGCTGATGATCGGCAAGGACCTGCCGGCCTGCCAGCACGGCGCACCGAGCGCCGGCGGCGAGGTGCGGCTCAGGCTGGCCGGCCTCGAGCAGGCCAGCGACGACCCGTTCGGCATCAGCCTCAAGGGCATCGACCTCGAGGTGAAGAGCGGCGAGATCGTCGGCATCGCCGGCGTGTCGGGCAACGGCCAGCAGGAACTGCTGTGCGCGATCTCGGGCGAGCAGACCCTCCGCGAGCGCAAGCAGGTCGAAATCTGCGGCACCGCCGCCGGCCGCATGAGCCCGGGCCGCCGCCGCAAGCTCGGCTTCTGCTTCGTACCGGAGGAGCGGCTGGGCCGCGGCGCGGTGCCGCGCATGTCGCTGGCCGACAACGCGCTCTTGACCGCCCACCGCCAGGGCTTCCTGTGGCGCGGGCTGATCCGCTTCAAGGCGGTGCGCGCCTTCGCCGAGCAGTGCATCCGCGATTACAACGTCAAGTGCGGCGGCCCCGCGGCCGAAGCACGCTCGCTGTCGGGCGGCAACCTGCAGAAATTCATCGTCGGCCGCGAAATCATGCAGGGGCCCAAGCTCCTGGTGGTCGCCCAGCCGACCTGGGGCGTCGACGTCGGCGCCGCCGCCTTCATCCGCCAGTCGCTGATCGACCTGCGCAACGCCGGCGCCGCCATCCTGGTGATCTCGGAGGAGCTCGACGAGCTGTTCGAGATCTGCGACCGGCTGGCGGTGATCGCCAACGGCCGGCTGTCGCCGAGCAAGCCCACCGCCCAGACCAATGTCGAGGAGATCGGCATCTGGATGAGCGGCATCTGGGACGCCACGCCGTCCACCGCCCAACCCACCGGAGTCCTCGCCCATGCTGCTTAA